The Anaerolineales bacterium region GCTTCGCTCCTCAGCATGACAGACCTGTCTATGATTCTTAAACTTCCCGCAGGTTTGCTGAAAGATAATGAAGTTTTCAAGACCAACCTGCGGGACGGTGAATTTATCTACCTCAACAAGTTGCGAATGATCGGCGTGTAATTGGGAAAGATTTGATCGGTGGCGGGGTTGTTCAGGCGTTTCTGTAAAACTTCGGAGAGCACGTCACGATAATCGGTGGTGACGGCGAGATCGCCTGGTCCGATCATTTGACCGTCTTGCAAGCCAGGCCACTCGCCGTGGACTTTGCCGCCGTCCACGTTGCCGCCCATGACCATCATCATGCTTCCGTGACCGTGATCGGTGCCGAGGCTTCCATTCTCGGAGGCGCGGCGACCAAACTCGGACATGGTGACGACGGTGAGATTTTTCATGTGCTGTTGCATGTCCGCATGAAACGCCGCCATGCCGTCGGCTAAATCTTTCATCAGGCTGGGCATCAAACCAGTGACGGAGCCTTGCGCAAAGTGCGTATCCCAGCCGCCCACGTCAATGGCGGAGACTTCGAGTCCGACTTCCGCTTTGATGAGCATGGCGGTTTGTTTGAGCGCGAGACCAAATTCGGTGTCGGGATACGTGGCGAATGGAGATTGATACGTGGCGGGGTCGAGTTGCTCGAGAGTGTCCATGATGGATAATGTGTCTTGTCCAAGCACATCGTCTTCATAGACAACGTTCAACGCGGCACGCATTTGTTGGAGGGCGCGTTGGTCGCCGCCGAGGTGGAAATCGGCAATCGAACGCAATGCGGAGACAGGCACGCTTCCGCTCAGACTCCGTTGTGGGCGCGTGCCCATCCCAACCGCGCGAAGCGGCGACGAGTTGCCTGTGTTCAACGTGGCGAGATGACGACCGATCCAACCTGAGGCGGGACCACGCTCATCGTCCACGCCGCGCTCCATGAGTTCCATCGCTTTGAAGTGACTGCGCGACTCATCGGGCGCGCCGCAGGCGTGGATGATGGCGAGTTGTTGCGAAGTCCACGCGTCGAGCAGGGCGCTCATGGAGGGATGAAAGCCGAAGAAGCCGTCGAGGTCAATGGCGCGTTCTTCTTTCTTCGCTCCCGATTCATCGGGGTGTGGAATTCCCAACGACGGGCGCAACGCGTAGTACGCGTCTTCGCCATGCGGCACGACCATGTTGAGCACGTCCGCTGCGCCGCGCAGGAAGATGACGACGAGCGTGTCGCCGCGCGGCGCGACGTTGTGAGGCGCAAACGCAAAGCGCGGCATCCAGGATTTATTGATCATTGGTAGGGTGTGTAGCATTTGTGATCTCCAAGTTCTTATGTCGTTGCGAGGAGCGTTCTTTGCGACGAAGCAATCTCCTCAAGATGGGAGATTGCTTCGGGCGCTGAAGCGCCACTCGCAATGACATACGTCATCGCCACTGAAACGCGGGGGAGGCGAGGATGCCAGCGGCGAGGATTTGCAGAGTCTCTTCAGGCGCCGCGTCGGCTGAATGGACTGAGGCAATTAGCCCGTCGCGTTCGAAGCGTTCTAAAGGCGCGCCTAAAAGCAGAGAGGTGAGCGAATCCACATCGTCTTGTAAAATGCCCGTCGAAGCGATATCCAATAAATGATTTAAATTATTTTTCGTGCCGCCGATCTCGTTGCGCATCAACTCGAATGCAAATTGCCAGCGCGGCATCAAGTTGCTTTCCCACGGCGCGCTCACGTCGGGGTAGCCGTCGGGCGTGGGCATTCCGAAATACGGCTGACCCATGCGGATGAAATAATCTTCGAGCGCGCCTTCGGTGTGCGCGTTGGTGAGGCGCAGCGCGGAGGCGATGAAATTTGCAGGGCGTTTGTATTTTGGTTGGGCGAGCGGCAAGCCGTCGAGCAGGATGACTCGCAAAACGGATTTGATGTCGCCGTTCGTATCGAGAAATGTTTGCGCGGCTTTTTCGACGATGGCTTGCGGAGGTTCGTCGGCGATGAAGCGACGAGTTAATTTTGTTGCGATGAAATGCGCGGTGGATGGATGCGTGACGAGTCGCTCGATGACTTTCTCCGCTTCACTCTGACCATTCGGCTGGATCGCCAAGCCCAAAACGTTTTTCGCCCCTTCATCATGGAGGTCTTTGTTGAAAGTGAATTCGCCAAACCAAAAATGTTCTTTGACTGTCCAACCCGTGAGACAGCGCGCCAATTCCATCACGTCGTTTTGAGTGTAGCCGCCGTTCACGCTGAGGGTGTGAAGTTCCATCAGCTCACGCGCATAATTTTCGTTGGGATGACTCTTCTCGTTGACGTGGTTGTCGAGATAGACCAACATGGCGGGCGAATGCGCCGACGCCCAGACCAGATCACGAAAATTTCCGAGGGCGTGTTTGCGAATCACTTCACGGTCGTCAACGGTTTTGAGATAGAACAGCGGTTCTTTTTCGATGAAGATGTTGAAGTGGTCGCTCCAAAATTCGACCATCACTTCGTAAAGTTGCCGCTTGCTGTAAATTTGCCTGAGCAAAGTCGCTTGACGTAATTCTCGGATGGGTCGCTCGCGGTCGTAGCCGTCGAAGAGTTGATTGGTCACGCCTTCGATCTCGTTTGCGTCCATACTCAGGGTTTTGAACGGTCGGAGCAAAATATCGCAATCGAAATCGTCAATGGCTTCAAACGCAAGTTGTTCCTCGATGAAAGCCTGCAATCCGATCTCGGCGAAGCGGGCGCGCTCTTCCACGCGTGGACCGAAGGTGAGTCGGTTCAAGGCGAGGAAGTCGTTTGCATCCAGCGGAGTCCACGGCACGGCGGGGAGGTCGCCTGCAATGCGTCGGTAGATCGGCGCACAGGAGGACAATGCGGCGCTGGCGGTGACGAGGGCGGAGAGTTTGAGGAAGTCGCGGCGGGAGAGCATGGTGATTGGTAATTAGTAAGTGGTAATTGAGGAGGGATGGAGAAATGGAGACTAGAGACTGGAGACTGAGGGTTGGAGAATTAGAGGATTGGAGAATTGGAGGATTAGATGATTAGAGACTAGAGACTGGAGATTGGAGATTGGATGGGTTGATTGACTTTGAATGGAGGATGTTGAGTGATGGGTTTATGCCTGCTCAGTGGACAGTTTGTTTACTTGTGTTCCTGTTTCCTTGTTTACGATTTTCTCCCTCGGCATCCATCTCAACAACGCAAACGCCGTCGCGCCGAAGGAGGTGATGAGGAAGGGAATCCACACGAAGATCCAGCCGAGGAGGGGGAAGAAGGCGGCGAGTTCGAGGATCACTGCCCCGCGCACAAAGGCGCTGAGGGGCGGATAGCTGTTGCCTGATTGATTCATCCGCTCGCCGAGGTGCGCGGCGATTCCCGCCGAGCCGACGGTGGCGACCGTCAACGAGGCGCCGAGTAGAATCCAGCCGATGAATTTAGCGGGACCGAAAGGCAGCGCCATCAAAATGACGATGGGGATGACGAGGGCGATGACGACGACCAGTCCCAGCCAGAAAGAGGCGGCGAGGGATTTCTCGACGCGCGTCTGGGCGCGCTTGATGAGGTTCGGGAACAACAGCCACCACGCGGCGAGCATCGCAGGATACGCGGTGAGGAAAATTAACAGCAGGAAGAAGATGGCGGTCATGTCAGCCATGGGAATTGTCCTTTCTTTTGTTTGATGCAAGGGATACAGGAGAAAGGCGGGAAAAGTTGCATGGGTGAATCCGCTAATCTACGCTAATCTGCGCGAATAAAACAAAAAACGCGTGGGAGCCACGCGTCTTTTCATAATTTTTCGGTGGTTGAGTAGCGGCGACGCACTTTCGCCCCGTATCGAAACCACCAGTATATAAAGCAATTCTTGTTACAAGGTTATTCTTGAAACCTGTGGTTTCGATACGCCCTCCGCTATCGCTTCGGGCTACTCAACCACCGATCTAGTTATTCGCCTTTTTGGAAGAATCCCAGAATCACCGCGCCGAAGCCTGTGAGGGCAACAAACGGAAGGAGCAGGAACCAGCCCACAAAGGGAAGCGCCGATGCGAAGGTCAGGATGACGGTTCCCCAGAATGATTTTTTCCAAGCGGATAATTCGGGAAAGACTCGCTCGCCAAGAATGTTCACCATCGCCGAAAGCCCGAGGCTGAGAATAATCGTAAGCGCCAACCAAAGCAAAAGCGAGGGAATCAATACGATGAATCTGACAAAATCATTTCCGACTCCATCGGCGAGGGCAAACAGCGCGACCGCGATCGTGCCGAAGAACAGAAAGTTGACGAAGCCAATTCCAAACGAACGCGCGGGCGATGCCTTTGCCACGTTGAGAGTTTTCAACACGCGCTTGTTGAAGAACGCGCTGACGACGAGAAAATAGCAAGCGAAAGTAACGGCAAGCGAAATAAGTATCAACATTACGCGGAGGGTTTCGTTCATGTGTGGCTCCTAGGTTGTCATGCTGAGCGATAGCGAAGCATCTCTTATGATGGTCGTAGAGACCCTTCGCTCCGCTCAGGGTGACATTAATTATGAATCTGTTTCCTCAACAGCAACCCGTTCCCTACCAGCCAGAGCAGGGATGCGCCTGCGAGGGTGAGCGAGAGAACAAAAGTGGAGATTTCCAGCGGAGGCAGTTGAGGGAGGGTTGGTAATTGGTAAGTGGTAATTGTGTCAAAGAACAACGCCCATTGCGATTGAAGCTGAAGAAGCAAGTCGGTGAACGACGGCATTTGGATTACAGGGAAGCGAGTCGCAAAGACAGGCGCGGCGAGGAGGAGGGCGATCAACGCGAGGGCGGCTTGCAGAGTCGCTGTCAGCGTGAGCCAACGCGGAAGTTGTGGAGTCAGCTGTCCCGTCGAGGCGAAGCGTGCGGCGAGGTTGCGAGTCAATTCCGCTTCGGGGAGGGAATCCAATTCGGCGAATAAAGTTTGAAGCGCGGTGAGACGCGCCGCACAATCCGCACAAGAAGCGAGATGCGTTTCGATCTGCGTGCGCTCGGCGGTTTCGTTGTCCAAATATTCGTTGAGTTGATCGTCAGTCAGGTGCATGGAGTTTCTCCGCGAGAAGTTTGCGGGCGCGGAAGAGATGGCTCTTCACGTCGCTCAATGGGATTTTCAGCTCGGCGGCGATTTCGTCGTAGGACATCTCCTGGTAATGCCGCAATTCTACAACGACTCGATACTGCGGCGGCAAGGACGCGAGCGCGCCACGTATCTGCTCGCTTCTTTCTCGGACCTCGACCTGCCTTTCGGGTCGTTGGCTTTCGTCGGCGTCCCGATCTTCGTCGAGCGGTGCTGTGACCTTCTGCGACTCGAGATGGTTGAGGCAAAGATTCGCCGCAATCCGCCTCACCCACGGACCGAACTCGCGCTCGAGGTCGAACTGTTCGAGGCGCTGATGCGCGCGCAGGAACGTCTCTTGCGCCAGATCCTCCGCTTCGCCGCGTTCGTGCAGGATGCGATAGCAGACGTTGAACACGTTGGTCTGGTAACGCGTGACGAGTTCGCCGAACGCGTCGCCGTCACCGCGCATGGCACGAACGATGAGGTCGCGGTCGGTGGGCGCGGTCATGGCTGAATTGTAGTACAGGTTTGGGGGAGGAAAAGTTGCAAGCGATATGTTATTTCTGCCAATGGATGGCGCGGAAAACCCTCGGTTTAGTCCGTGATAAAATTTGCAGAGCGGAAAACTAAAATGCCCAAAGATACGATCGCAAGGTATGAAATCAAATCTGAACTTGGTCGCGGGGGAATGGCTGTGGTTTATCTTGCGAATGATCCAAATTTCCGCCGTAACGTGGCGATTAAACTGGTTTCGGGTAATTTTCAGGATGACCCAACCTACAGAGAACGCTTTGAGCGCGAAGCGCGCCTGATCGCTAGAATCGAACATCCCGCTATCGTGCCGGTCTACGATTACGGGGAAGAGGGCAAGCGCCTCTATCTTGTCATGCGCTACATGCCGGGCGGCTCGCTCGCCGACAAGATCAAAGCGGGGATATTGACGCTTGGGTACGCAACGCAAGTTATTTCACAGATCGCACCCGCGCTGGATGCCGTTCATTCGCAGGGAATTGTTCACCGCGACCTCAAACCGGGAAACATCCTTTTCGACGGCTTTGGCAACCCAGCCATTTCCGATTTTGGGATCGCCCACTTCACAACCGCCACATCCGATCTAACCGGCAGCGCTGTGATCGGCACACCATCCTACATGAGCCCCGAGCAAGTCCGCGCGGACGCGGACCTAGACGGACGAAGCGACGTGTACGCGCTCGGCGCGATCCTGTTCGAGATGCTCACTGGGCGAGGTCCCTTCCATGCAAACACACCGATGAGCGTTGCATTGAAACATCTCACCGACCCGCTCCCATCCATTCGGTCTTTGCGCCCCGATCTTCCTATGGAGATCGAACCCATCTTGAATACAGCATTGGCAAAAGATCGAGAAGCGAGATATACAACAGCATCTGAACTGGCTTCGGCGCTACGCTCGCTTCCAGAAACATCAAAGAGTGAGGGGATACATGCGAATGTCCGCGTGGCGGCGGGACGCGGCGATGATGCGGCTACAGAAGTGGATGCCGGGGAACCCATCCCCAACTTCGAAACTCGAGTGGAGGATTATCCAGCCAATTCGTCCAAAGATATTCAGCCAAAATCAGCCTCGGCGCCTTCTTTACCATCGGCAACACAAAGGAACTCCCCAAGAATTTTTCAGATCGCGGCAGTGGCGGGAATCGTTGTCGTTCTCTTCTTCCTATGCGGCTCGCTCGGCGTGTTTGGAACTTGGGCGGGGCTTTCAAATTTATTTTCGAGCGAGTCTGAGACAACTCCAACGGCAAACGCGGCAGTTCCTCAAGAACAAACTCTATTCTCGGACGATTTCAGTGATGCGACCAGCGGCTGGCCCTCCGGCACAACTGAGTCCAGCGAGTATGGGTATCAATCGAACGGTTACCGAATCCTCGCCATTGGACAAGGCTCAGCGCCCTGGGTTTCAAGAAACGGGATGTATGACAACCTAAGCCTCTATGTGGATGCCGCGCCAATTTCCAGCAATTCAAGCGGTTATTATGGTTTGACATGCCGCATCCAAAATGCTCAGAATTTCTATTATTTGGTCATCGCCAACGACGGCAGTTACGATATCGGAAAACTCAGGGACGGAGAGATTCGGTCGCTATTACCTGCTGGTACGCGACATAGCGATTCGATCAACCAAGGGAATCAGTCCAACCGCATCAAAGCGGATTGCATGGGGAATACTTTGCGTTTGTACGCGAACGATGTTCTGCTCGCCGAAATAACCGATACCGATTTCAATACCGGCGAAAACGGCATGACGGTCAGCGCATCGGGTTCGAGCTTCGAAGTTATCTTTGATAATTTTTTGATCACGACAAACGGTCAATAAGCCAAATTTTCATCCTTCACACAGGTACCCATGATAGATTACGGAAAATTCATCTTGAGCAAGTCCGATGAGCCGAGCCAGGAATTTCTTCTCGGCAAAGCCCTCGTCACGCTGGGACGCTCCACCACTAACGATATTGTCCTGTTGGATTCGCGGGTCTCACGGAACCATGCGCAAGTGCGATGCTCGGACGGCGAAATCCTCGTCACCGATTTGAACTCCGCCAACGGCATTCGGGTGAACGATCAAAAAGTCAGCGAGGCGCGTATCAAACCGGGCGACAAGATTTCCATCAGCGGGTGCGTTCTGGAATATCACGCGCCGGAGCCGGAGAATCGCGAAGAAGCGACGGTGATCAATACGGAGCATGAACTCGAACAGACCCTGCTTCAGATGACGGTGCCAATTTCGCTAAACGATACTTCCCTGCCGCGGCTGGCGATCCACGCGCCGGATCGGACGTGGGAACTTCCGCTGGTGGACGATTCCGTAACCATCGGACGCGCTAGCGGAAATCAACTGACGCTCGATTACCCAAAAATTTCAAGGGAGCACGCCCGCGTCGAGCGGAAGGGGAACAGCTTCCTAGTGCGGGATCTTAAAAGCACGAACGGAACATTCGTCGCAGGGGGGCGAATCGAGGAGTATCCGCTGAAAAATGGCGACGCGTTTCAAATCGGTCCGGTTCACATCGTCTTTAAAGACAGATTCGCACAGGAGGAGATGACTGTCGCGGACGGACTCGATCTGCGCGGCTCATCGAAACTGAGCCCGGTGATCTTTGTGCCGGGAACGATGGGGTCGGAGTTGTGGCTGGGGAGCGAACAGGTTTGGCCCAATGTCAATTTTCTGTTGAAACATCCCGAAATTTTCCGATATACGGAGGATACGCAACTGGTCCCGAAGGGAATCCTCAACGAAATGGTCGTGGTGCCGAATTTGATTTCGATTGACCAATACAATTTGCTCGGCGATTATCTGGTTGAGGAATTGGGTTACGAACGGGGAAACAATTTCATCGAGTTTGCTTACGATTGGCGTCAGGACGTTCGTCGTTCGGCGCGCAAACTTGCGGAGTTCATCGAGGGCTGGAAAGCGACCGCTCCCATCACGATCATCGCGCACAGCCTCGGCACGCTGGTCAGTCGTTACTACGTGGAAAAATTAGGAGGGAAGAGCAAGGTGGGACGTCTCATGCTCATGGGCGGACCTCACCAAGGCGTGCCAAAGATCACCGCCAACTTGTTGACCGGCGTTGATTTACTGCCCTTTGGCTTGATGGGAAAAAAACTGACGGAGATCATCGAGTCGTTTCCCACTTGTTATCAGATCTTGCCGCTGTATTCATGCGGAGTTGACCAGGATGGAAAGCCGATCAATTTTTTCGAGGATGATGGCTGGGTAAAACCTGCCTATCGCCCTCTTCACCGCCTCGCCCGCGAATTCCGCAGTGAACTTGGTATGGCATCCAGCGTTCCCACTTTGTCCATCTTCGGTTATGGATTGAAAACCGCTTCGCAACTTCGCATCCAACGCGGAATGGACGGCGTGTACAAGAAAGTGTTGATAGATACCGCGACGAACGGCGATAGCAGTGTTCCCGAATCCAGCGCCATCCTGCCCGGGACGGAAATCCATCCCGTCCAGCAATATCACGGGACGTTATTCAACGATAAAGATGTGAAGATGAGGCTGAGGCTGGAACTGTTAAGCCACGATTGAATGTAGAACAAATTGATAAGCGGGAAGTTTCAGGGAAAAGAGACTGGAGATTAGAGACTGCAATCTATTGAGAGTTATGGCTCTCTGCCCACAATAATCTCCAGTCTCTAATCTCTATCATTTTATTTCGCCAGAATCTTATTCCAATCCATCATGGATTTGACGTGCTCCATCGGCGCCTGACCCTCGGGCACAAAGGCGGTAAATGAACGGTTGTAATTATCCTCTGTGCCATCGTCGAGATTCCAGCGCAGGGTGTTGCGGAAGACGCCAAGGCAAGAGGTGCCGCGAAAATCATCAGGCAGGGAGGTTTCGAAGGTGTACACGTACGTGCCATCGGCGGTGTCCACAACCTCGATAACAGTCGCTTCGTGAATCCAACGCAGCCATTGGTTTTGCGTGATCTGTTTTTTGTCCGCACCCACCGTTGTACGCGAGCGCGTGACGGCTTCGCCGGGCTTGTAGTTCCATGGCACAGCCGAGGGAGACGCGTTCCTTCCGTCTTTGACTTTGGGCTTTTTGCCAAGAAATCCGCCGGGCAATAAGCCTTCACCGTTAGCATCTTCGACGCCGCGCGCGATCTGCCACTGACTCGGCTCGCTATCCACGAACCTTAGCCAGAAGATGCTCGCACCGGGCGTGTAATGCTCCGCCCCAGTGGGACGAATAAACGTGACGCCGGGCGTTTTCGCTTTGAACAATTTGAAATAACGCGCGGCATTGTCAGTGAGTCCGCCGGGCGGCAGATGACCGCGAATATGTTGAACGTGTTCAGCGGTTTCGTTACAAACCGCGCGCGTGACGATCAACTCCTGCGTGCGTCCGTGTTCGGGACGCCACATGCCAGTGTTATCCGTTGCCCACTTGCTCAACAGCGGATACAAGGTCGTGTCGGCAAATCGGGCTTTATCTTCTTCGGGCGTGAACGTTTCCCAGCCCGGGGCTGTGACGTGATTGACGCGCAACTGCGTAAGCATGACGATCATCTTCCACGCCCACGCGGGGAATTGGAATTTCATCGCCTCCAATTTCGCCAACGCCTGATCGGTCGTCATCGTCGTGAACTCGTATTTGACTTCCTCGGCTGTCAAGCCGTCCAAGCCGATGCGGCGGGATTGCGGTCCGCGGGCTTTGACTCCCTGCATGTGGAGGGCGACCCGGTCTTTCCACACCTTTTCGGTTGCCCCAGCCAATTTGGGTTTGTTCGCCCCCGCGCCTTCGTATTGCGCGATCTTTTCCTTACAGCGCGCTTCCACCTCCCCGTCGGAAAGAGCCGCTTGCGTTTTCTTCATCTCGGCAACGCGCAACCGCACGAGCAAATCCTTCGGGTCTGCCCACGATCCGTGCGCGGATTTGTATCTCATCCCCGAAAAATGGACGACCATGTATTGCAGCCACAGCGGGAAGCGCTTCGGCTCTTTTTCGAACCGCGCCCGTATCTCGGCGAGCAGTTGATATTGATCCTTGCCCTCCAGCGACTTGGCGTATTGCTCCGCTTTCATGCGCACGATATCTTTGACGTTGACCGGAACTTTCGGATCATAATTGACGAGGAAGTTGGCTTCGTTTGGCGTGTAGTTCGGGTCGCCTTTGCTGAGTTTGTACCATTCGAGTTTCGGACCTTCGATCTTGTCATAGGTCTCGTCGAACTCGCGCAGTTTTTCCATCTCTTCCAACAACATCGGCAACGCGGACTCGTTCTTGATCTTATATTCCGCTTCCACTTTGCCGCGATTGGGATGCTCCGGCAGCATCCCCTCGAGTTGACGTTGTAAATAGCGGATGCGGTCGCGCAGAAAGCCCAATTGAGTCTTGAACGATTGAATACGCGACTGAATGAACGTGCGCTCGCCGCGAATATCCTTGGGCCACGACGAAATGAAATAATCGTGATTCTGCTGGATGAGCCGCATCGCCTCTTCTTCGATAGGCTTGTATTTGACGTAAAAACTGCGGGCATCCTTCATCATGAAATAACTTTTTGCGCTGTTATATTTCTTGAACGCCGCAGCGCGGGCGTAGTCCATGCCGTCTTCGTATGCTTTGGCATCCGCCGCCAACGCGGAAATCTCTTTGTTCTTATATTCCGCCCACAGGTCGGCTTCCTTGAAGAACACAAGGAAGTCGCGCAGTTTGACCAGCCGCATGGGATAAATGTCTTTCAGCAAAATCTCGTTCTGCCATTGGAAAAACTTTCGACCTGCCATGGTACGCTCCTCAAACTGGATTCCAGACCCATTTTATTCCATTTTAGGGGCAGACTGCGAATCAAAAAACCCCTTTGGGCTGGCTCACCCTCGGGGGCTTCTCTCTTCGTTTTAGTTTTTTGGCGATCGATTTCGTGGAACGGGATGTTATCCCGCTTTTTCACGACTCACTCCCACGGCACCGGACCCGTCTTGCGGTAATTCTTCGCCAGCAATTCAAGGTCGAAGACGTTGATGATGCCGTCGTTGTTCAAATCGGCGGCAGGCGGGACGACGGTTCCATAACTGAAACCGATGCTCATGGCGTCGAACTGGTCAATGACGTTGTTGCCGTCAACATCGCCCGCCAAGAGAACAATCTCCGGCTTGGAAGTTGTATTTCCGCCGGTCAACACTGCCGAGCCTTGCGCGCTGAGGAAGCCGCTCGCGATCGCTTGCACGGTGTACGTTCCGGCTGGGGCGCTGAGACTGAACGTGCCGTCGGAGTTCGCGGCAACCGACGCAACAAGCGCGCTGCTCCCGTCATACAGGTTCACCGTCACAGGCTTGGAAGCGATGACGCGGCCGGTGAGCAAGCCGGAAGAGGATACCGGCGTAGATGTGAATGTGGGCATCGAAGTCGGCAAAGCGGTGAACGTCGGGGAAGAACCGGGCGCGGGCGTGAATGTCGAGGTGGCGCTCGGAGTATCTGACGCAAATGGCGGCGGCGTAAAAGTGGGAGTCGGCGCGCCGAGCGGACCTACCACGCGTTGCACTGTGCCGCTGGCATAGTCGGTTAGATACAGTTCACCCGCTTCATCCTCGCCAAACGAGGAGATGAAGAACGAAGTGTCAACAGCCAGAGTGGAAACCCACACGCCGGGAGATGGTTGCACCAGCCCCCAAATTTCGCCGCTGCAATAATCGCCGTAGAAATAGATACCGGTCATCTGCGGAGAAAGCGAGCCGCGATAGACATAGCCGCCGGTCACCGCGCAGGTCGCTGAGTTGTTGACGTATTCCGTCACCGGCAAAACTTTGCCGCTTGTGTCACATCCGCTGGAGGGGTTATAGCACAGCGTTCCTTCCATTACGCGCCAGCCGTAGTTCAAGCCGCCCGTAGATGAAGCGGGCTCGAAGTCAATCTCTTCCCGCGCGCCTTGCCCCACATCGCCAATA contains the following coding sequences:
- a CDS encoding DUF1501 domain-containing protein; translation: MINKSWMPRFAFAPHNVAPRGDTLVVIFLRGAADVLNMVVPHGEDAYYALRPSLGIPHPDESGAKKEERAIDLDGFFGFHPSMSALLDAWTSQQLAIIHACGAPDESRSHFKAMELMERGVDDERGPASGWIGRHLATLNTGNSSPLRAVGMGTRPQRSLSGSVPVSALRSIADFHLGGDQRALQQMRAALNVVYEDDVLGQDTLSIMDTLEQLDPATYQSPFATYPDTEFGLALKQTAMLIKAEVGLEVSAIDVGGWDTHFAQGSVTGLMPSLMKDLADGMAAFHADMQQHMKNLTVVTMSEFGRRASENGSLGTDHGHGSMMMVMGGNVDGGKVHGEWPGLQDGQMIGPGDLAVTTDYRDVLSEVLQKRLNNPATDQIFPNYTPIIRNLLR
- a CDS encoding FHA domain-containing protein: MIDYGKFILSKSDEPSQEFLLGKALVTLGRSTTNDIVLLDSRVSRNHAQVRCSDGEILVTDLNSANGIRVNDQKVSEARIKPGDKISISGCVLEYHAPEPENREEATVINTEHELEQTLLQMTVPISLNDTSLPRLAIHAPDRTWELPLVDDSVTIGRASGNQLTLDYPKISREHARVERKGNSFLVRDLKSTNGTFVAGGRIEEYPLKNGDAFQIGPVHIVFKDRFAQEEMTVADGLDLRGSSKLSPVIFVPGTMGSELWLGSEQVWPNVNFLLKHPEIFRYTEDTQLVPKGILNEMVVVPNLISIDQYNLLGDYLVEELGYERGNNFIEFAYDWRQDVRRSARKLAEFIEGWKATAPITIIAHSLGTLVSRYYVEKLGGKSKVGRLMLMGGPHQGVPKITANLLTGVDLLPFGLMGKKLTEIIESFPTCYQILPLYSCGVDQDGKPINFFEDDGWVKPAYRPLHRLAREFRSELGMASSVPTLSIFGYGLKTASQLRIQRGMDGVYKKVLIDTATNGDSSVPESSAILPGTEIHPVQQYHGTLFNDKDVKMRLRLELLSHD
- a CDS encoding zf-HC2 domain-containing protein gives rise to the protein MHLTDDQLNEYLDNETAERTQIETHLASCADCAARLTALQTLFAELDSLPEAELTRNLAARFASTGQLTPQLPRWLTLTATLQAALALIALLLAAPVFATRFPVIQMPSFTDLLLQLQSQWALFFDTITTYQLPTLPQLPPLEISTFVLSLTLAGASLLWLVGNGLLLRKQIHN
- a CDS encoding sigma-70 family RNA polymerase sigma factor; translation: MTAPTDRDLIVRAMRGDGDAFGELVTRYQTNVFNVCYRILHERGEAEDLAQETFLRAHQRLEQFDLEREFGPWVRRIAANLCLNHLESQKVTAPLDEDRDADESQRPERQVEVRERSEQIRGALASLPPQYRVVVELRHYQEMSYDEIAAELKIPLSDVKSHLFRARKLLAEKLHAPD
- a CDS encoding serine/threonine-protein kinase, with product MPKDTIARYEIKSELGRGGMAVVYLANDPNFRRNVAIKLVSGNFQDDPTYRERFEREARLIARIEHPAIVPVYDYGEEGKRLYLVMRYMPGGSLADKIKAGILTLGYATQVISQIAPALDAVHSQGIVHRDLKPGNILFDGFGNPAISDFGIAHFTTATSDLTGSAVIGTPSYMSPEQVRADADLDGRSDVYALGAILFEMLTGRGPFHANTPMSVALKHLTDPLPSIRSLRPDLPMEIEPILNTALAKDREARYTTASELASALRSLPETSKSEGIHANVRVAAGRGDDAATEVDAGEPIPNFETRVEDYPANSSKDIQPKSASAPSLPSATQRNSPRIFQIAAVAGIVVVLFFLCGSLGVFGTWAGLSNLFSSESETTPTANAAVPQEQTLFSDDFSDATSGWPSGTTESSEYGYQSNGYRILAIGQGSAPWVSRNGMYDNLSLYVDAAPISSNSSGYYGLTCRIQNAQNFYYLVIANDGSYDIGKLRDGEIRSLLPAGTRHSDSINQGNQSNRIKADCMGNTLRLYANDVLLAEITDTDFNTGENGMTVSASGSSFEVIFDNFLITTNGQ
- a CDS encoding DUF1800 family protein — its product is MLSRRDFLKLSALVTASAALSSCAPIYRRIAGDLPAVPWTPLDANDFLALNRLTFGPRVEERARFAEIGLQAFIEEQLAFEAIDDFDCDILLRPFKTLSMDANEIEGVTNQLFDGYDRERPIRELRQATLLRQIYSKRQLYEVMVEFWSDHFNIFIEKEPLFYLKTVDDREVIRKHALGNFRDLVWASAHSPAMLVYLDNHVNEKSHPNENYARELMELHTLSVNGGYTQNDVMELARCLTGWTVKEHFWFGEFTFNKDLHDEGAKNVLGLAIQPNGQSEAEKVIERLVTHPSTAHFIATKLTRRFIADEPPQAIVEKAAQTFLDTNGDIKSVLRVILLDGLPLAQPKYKRPANFIASALRLTNAHTEGALEDYFIRMGQPYFGMPTPDGYPDVSAPWESNLMPRWQFAFELMRNEIGGTKNNLNHLLDIASTGILQDDVDSLTSLLLGAPLERFERDGLIASVHSADAAPEETLQILAAGILASPAFQWR